The genomic DNA CGACCCCCTAATCGGTTATGAGAATATAGCTATGATAGACTATACCGTCAGCTAATTCGAGCATAAAGCCGCTATGGcctttttattgtttttttcaactaaACGTTCTAGATTGTTTCCCTTTTCTGGTTATtgaaatactttttttgtatttattgTCGAATATTCGCCATATAGAAATCTTCGACGCTAAGTTTAAAAGTAATGTTCGGAGCCCAGGCAGTTAGAGCTATACGCCGTGTAGTTATTTGCTTTTAAGCGTTATCGACAAAAAGTAATCTCATTCTGCGAGGTCTCGTATCAAAACGGATGTGTTGATATCGGAACAgtttaaaaaatatcaaaaatatcaaaaatacGGACGTTAGTCTTTTGTCTCCACGACCCTATGTTTTCTGTCTTCATTACTTGTTTGCGAATCTAACATGCATGTTCTATTTTTCCGTctacaaaaaattaaagtaCGGTGATTAAAAATCCCGCATCTAGAGAGCTGTCTCATGCGGATCTCTGTAACAGATCTCAATTCTGTGAAAAAGTTGTGCCTTGGAGAGCGCCTTTCACGCCTGGTCTCAGTGAGGCCCTTTCGTGCGGCTGAAGCTGTCCGAGAAAAACCTCCAAACGGTTTCTTTCTAGAAAGGTATTTTACCACATATAATTCGCTGAAGTTGATATGAACTCTCTGGTTAAAACTTTTAGCGAAAGTTATTGCCAAAAGCACAATTCATCGAGCCCATCGAAGATATGCGTGGGACCAgtaaaaatagaaaattaaTTTTCTCTCCCCTGAAACAATAAGGCGTCAAAACCTTTCTTGGTAGGACTCTTAGTTTTTACTTTCGGTAGTGGTTTTATAGTTTACTATTTTGAGGTGAATTTATCAGGCGTAAGTAATTACGAGAAAAGGATACCTTCAAATACGCATTAAGGTAACGTATATcgatattaaaaaataagcTGGGCCAACAGGATATTTCTGGGCAAAAAATGAACATctaccaaaaaaagttctCGCATTCAAGAGCCTACGGTCAAACAATGTGAATATTTGGGCTTTCCCCTCCAATCAGTTTTATCATGTATTTGCCGTGtgctttttcttaaaaATATCCAAGACGAAAATGTATTTTGATTGCACAACATACTGATTGAAATAGCAACATTGTCCACAAAATTTGGCCTATATGTTATAGCTTGTGGCGTCTGTTTCCCTTTTGAAGCTGtttaaatcttttgaatgGCTCGCCACTAGCCCAAAAAGGCAAGGTACCGTTAGCCTCCATTGCTTGGGATTTGATAAGCTTTTCTCTCATTTGACTATGTAGCAAATATTTCATACCTATTATGCTCTTTGGGTAAAGCCCCTTTACATTTTGTTTTAGATCCTCAAGAACTTTCTTGTTGAAGGCATCAGTGTCGGTCAATTGGTAATTCTTTGTGATCATTGTTCCTAGTAACTCCTTGAATAGAATCGGTGAGCTGAAAATCAGATGCTCATTAGCAGAATTAACCCCTAGCTTCTGAGTCAACGTAACTGAAGTTCCTACTTCTGCAACAAAGCCGAGATTACTGAATgggaaaagaaggaataCAGAATCGTTTTTAGAATATACAATATCACAAAGGGCCACCAGAGAAGCACTAAGGCCAACGGCAGGTCCGTTTAAGCAGCATATCAAAACCTTCTTATGCGTTTCAAACGCATTCGCAACAAATATATTAGGGGAACAAATGGCAGACACCAGCTTAGAAACTTTATCTACTTCACTGGCATTTTCTTCGACATGTAATTCATTTACCGCTGTGAATTTACCTCCTGAGGAAAAGTACTTACCTGAGCTTTGCAAGACCGTAAATAAAACAGAGTCAATATTGTTTGCCTTATTTAGTAGTAATGCGATGGATACAAAATCCGCAAAGGTCAAAGAGTTTAGGTGTTTTGGATCATTCAGTTTAATTATGAAAAACTTCCCATGTATATGGTGACTTACACGTTCACTCATAACTTAAAAGTATCTCCACTAGGTCAGACAATTCCAAGGGTTTTTTGGCAAAATCCAGCCTAATATTACTAAAGTTGATgggtttctttcttttccgcTGCTTATATACATCTATGGATTGCATTTCGGAGTTTGCACTTAATACCGCTAATAGTGGGGTCCGACTTTTTTggggttttttttgactACCATCTTCAAGGAAGTGAAAACAAGTGTTAATTTATTGACGACTACTATTTTCTTAGTATTGCGAACGGATTGGGGAGCTCAATGTATATTGATAAggatttcctttttttttgtataccGCAATAGGGTGTTTAAAGTTTAGTTCTTGGCCGAATAAATTGAATTCAAGAGGAAATAAACAATGCCTAAAAATTGTGCACTTACTTTTAGAGTGTTTTCTCTGAACTAAAAATCTTATCAAGACAAAGCATGGTTTCTTCTCCTATGAGTGTAATAAGGAAACCACTTTCCAAACAGAACAATATTTGACTGAATCCTATTAACGGTCAGGCGCCTCTATGATATATATGATCATTAAATACGTTTGCGACGCCCGAAAAGGGGCCGGTCAATTAGTTCGAAAAATATCGTATATACAATCAAATTTCAGATGTCCCCATACATACAGTAGCAAGTAACCAACCGTAGCGGCCAATTTCTACATtaaaaagaattgaatttgttgtttcGAAGCATTCATAGACACCATCTATTATGGGGCTTCTAAATTCTGCGGATAAAGAAATCATTAAGAGAGCTCTACCAAAAGCTTCGAATAAGATTATTGATGTCGCGGTAGCCAGACTATACATTGCATACCCCAACAAGGATGAATGGCAGTACACCGGACTATCAGGAGCTATTGCTTTAGTGGATGATCTGGTGGGAAGTACATTTTTCCTGAAATTGGTCGATATCAGCGGCCATAGAGGGGTTATCTGGGATCAAGAGCTATATGTAAATTTTGAATACTACCAAGACCGGACTTTCTTCCACACATTTGAAATGGAAGAGTGCTTTGCAGGTTTACTATTCGTTGATATTAACGAGGCATCgcatttcttgaaaagagtCCAGAAACGTGAAAGGTATGGTAACAGGAAAACTTTgttgaataaaaatgcCATTGCGTTGTCCAAGAAAGTAAGACAGGAAGAGAAATCTCAGGTTGTACATGGTCCAAGAGGGGAGCCCTTACTTGacaaccaaagaaaaaggtatAACTATGAAAACGCGGATACGATTCCAACCACAAAGCATAAAGCccctcctcctcctcctccaACAACTGATACTTTCGATTCTGATCAAGAAAGTTCATTTTCCGATATCAAATCAATAACACCATCTGCACCCACTACCCCAGCACCAACACTTCCTCCTACATCTCCTGAAgtgagaaaagaagaagcacaCCCCAAACATACTTTACCACCTTTACCGGCCCAGATGGCACCTTTACCAGATCCTCCACAACATAGCGTTCCTGTACAACACAATGCTCCTGCACAGGCTCAAAACAATCCATTTCCGTTTCCCGTCCCAGAAAATTCGCCAGCACAATCCCAAACAAACCCATTTCCATTTCCGGTACCTCAACAACAATTCAATCAACCACCCYCAATGGGAATGCCACAACAGAATAGACCTCTTCCACAGCTGCCTAATAGGAACAGTCGTCCCGTACCACCGCCACCGCCAATGCGTGCTAATAACGGAGGCGTAAATGCTTACTCGTCGGGACCTACACCTGCACCTCCACCAAGGCGTGGGCCTGCTCCACCACCTCCTCCACCACATAGACTGGCAACTGCTAACACATTTAACGCAATTTCTACTGCAGGAAACAGCGTCCCTCCGCAGGCTACTGGAAGAAGAGGTCCtgcaccaccaccacctcCAAGAGCTTCTCGGTCTATGCCAAGCGCACCCATGCAACCTAATCTACAACAATACAGTAATCCCAACCAACCCTTTGGATATCAACCAAGCACCAATATGCCTCCCGCACCTCCTCCTCCAATGACGACTTTTAACAATCTAACACCGCAAATGACTGCTGCGAGCGAACAAACTCATATGAATGCAGCAGCAACACCAGCATTCTTCCCACAATCCAACATGTCTCAGATACCTACGCAAACTAAAAATCCACAAGTGGCACCTCCGCCACCTCCAGCGTTCCCTGGACAGTCGCAGACGCCTCAACCAGCAGCGCCAGCAGCGCCAGCAGCACCAGCATTCCTCGGACAATCACAGACATATCAACCACCACCCCCACCACCGGCTCCACCAGCACAACAATCGATGACGAATGCCGCACCACCTCCACCTCCGCCAGCATTCCTAGCACAGCAACCTCAATCCGGAGGTGCTCCTCCACCTCCGCCAGCATTCCTAACACAGCAACCTCAGTCTGGAGGCGCTCCTCCACCCCCAGCACCACCCCCAATGCCAGCAGCAGGAACGTCCGGAGGCGGATCATTCACTGAAACTACCGGCGATACAGGACGCGATGCTTTATTGGCTTCAATCAGAGGCGCAGGTGGCATAGGCGCCTTAAAGAAAGTAGACAAAACGCAACTAGATAAACCTTCGGTCTTACTTCAAGAAGTACGCGGAGAACCTGCCACACAGCCACCTGTAGCTGCAGGTAATGGCGGCTCGTCCGGGGGACCACAGGCATCTTTAGCCGATGCATTGGCAGCAGCTctaaataaaagaaaaaataaagtgGGAGCTACCGACGACATGGACAATGGTGATGATTGGTAattgaagataaagaatGATACAAAACTACTATTATAGAACATATGTAATCCTATGTACTTACTACTAATGACTGAATTAATTGCTCCTTCAAATTTAGAATTACTGTCATTAAGGAACGCATTTGTTCTGGCTTCGATAGAACCACCAATACAACAATCAAGGCAAAGACTGAATTAAAAGCAGCTCCTTTGTAGAGTTAAATTGAAGCTGTGTCATTAGAATGCAAACGCACAGCGTGAAAAGATACGAACGCCGTATGTTCCCttattcatatatatagatCAAAAAATGCTCAATGAAGTGAAAAGGGCAATTAAAATATATCTTGTTTAAACACACGTACAAAATTTATACATGGTAAATGGAGGGATTAAACATGGACATATTGCTTTCTTACCGTTTGTCAAGTAACCTTGGAGAATACTTATCGCGTATTTGGTTCATTGTCATTATTATCCTCCCTTTTAGGCTATGTGAAAAAAGACTTCACATCAGTACATTTTGGACACCCGTGCCTCTATTTTGcagtttttcaactttatGTAGGGAAAAGAGATAACTCCGGCTCCGCGAGTTCCAGGAAAAGAGATAGGACAGCCATACAAACTGGATGTACATTAGAGTATATATGAATTGCATTTCCGATTTGCCACTAACTGGGATCTATCTAACACCcatatacaaaaaataagcaAAAATGGTACGTAATAGCTTGATAAAGCACTTAAAATACAGAGGAAATTTGAACGTTTCAGCAGTGGAGGATAATATGTCGAGAACTAACTAGGACATCTCACAGATTTTCTAGCTCTAGTctgaaaagataaaaatgaaCTAGAAATGCAACCGAACTTTTGGCACATGGATAGCATGATTAAACGGGCGCCTCTGAATGCAAATATTCGATAACAACACATAAGGCAGCAcaattttcatttatacAGAGCCCATCATGGCCACACCAAGGATGTACGACCAAGTACATACTTTTTTAAGTTAATATACCTAATCGATAGAATCAGGGAAAGTTCtggagaaaaaacaaaaaaaagtcatgCTTCATAGCCTATTCGCTGAAACGTTAAATGATTCGCGATTCATAATACTAACATAACTATTAATTTCATTATTAATTCTATTAATTCAGGCTAAAGTTCACGGTTCCCTAGCTCGTGCTGGTAAGGTTAAGTCTCAAACTccaaaagttgaaaaaactgaaaagcCAAAGAAGCCAAAAGGCCGTGCTTACAAGAGATTATTGTACACCAGAAGATTCGTTAACGTCACTTTGGTCAACGGTAAGAGAAGAATGAACCCAGGTCCATCTGTCCAATAAGTCaattaaaaatttgaagaaactaaGAACAAATATCAGTCCCTAGTTATCTCAATACAAAGGTAATTTTTGATATGTATTTATGTTTCaatatgtttttttattttgaatatgaaGTAATATTGAATTTATGTAACTAGCTAACAATTAAATGTTTCTTTAAGGCGTTTTATTTAACAGAATCATACCGTTTTGAGTATTTCTTGATTCGTGGTCTTAGTTGCCGTCTATTCTAAATGTAAACCTGAAAAGGGTTCAACAAAGGCTTTTTCTCAACTGCTATTTGCCTAAACTTTACTTAATGTAGcgataaaaaagaagatgttgatgattttgacgATTGGTAGCCTGGTTTATCTCAATACTAACAGAGCCTGCTTATTGAAACATCATTGAAGTCGAAAGCGATTTGAAGCAGTGATACCGCCGATGAAACAAGGCTTTTGGAGTTGCTGGCTCTAGAAAACAATCTAGTGCCACataaaatatcaaaagaaagtccCTCTGCCCTTAAGTTACAGGATTATACTTAAACCAAGGAACTAGGAAACTAGTTTTCGTATCGAAAGCACAGCGCATAAAGTTGGCGATTGCGTGTAAGCCAAGTCCTTTCGATGATAATTACAAATCCGCCCTTACCAAAATCCAAGGATTTGGCAAGGCCACATTCTGCTTATAAAGTTTACGTCCTTTGTTTTACAATAACGATTATCCGGAAAATTTTCTAGACCAGCTTGATGAGAGCACATTATAATTAATTGATAGTTTGAGAAGTTTCATGGGCgaaataacaaaaaaggaaaaccaTAAATTAATAGATAGGGAAAGACTAACCTTTGTTGGCAAAATAGAAGTTTAGGCATGACCTTAACAGTATGAGATGAAAACCCATCAACTATACTTTGCAAAAGTAGGTAAATAAAAACTTCCATACGAAAACGAATAAGCAAGTTTGCCGATTCAGATTATAGATAGCTGTTCTACCACGGTCGTTAGGTATGGCTATATTAGCTCTCAGTGATGACAACTGCTATTCCCAGATGAtacatcattttttttccctccCATTGATTACAGTTACCAACCCATCGTACGGTATTTCTACATCATTTAGCATCTTAGCTAAAAATTTGGATGTGCTtaactgtttttttttcgcatATTATAATCAAAGTGTAGTCTTTCTcgatttatatatattatcaCCCAGTAAACGGGTCAAGTTTTACTGAAAATTCATTCAACAAAGCACAATAACAAATGGCACATATTTATGTCTaatttatttgtttgatcTTTGTGAATGGAGTCCAGTTTTACTCTAGTTAATAAGGGACAAAAAGCAGCCAAAGGACAACTGCAATAGGTAGCTCCGAAAGAAACCACAGAACACCCGC from Saccharomyces eubayanus strain FM1318 chromosome VIII, whole genome shotgun sequence includes the following:
- the DCI1 gene encoding putative dodecenoyl-CoA isomerase DCI1; its protein translation is MSERVSHHIHGKFFIIKLNDPKHLNSLTFADFVSIALLLNKANNIDSVLFTVLQSSGKYFSSGGKFTAVNELHVEENASEVDKVSKLVSAICSPNIFVANAFETHKKVLICCLNGPAVGLSASLVALCDIVYSKNDSVFLLFPFSNLGFVAEVGTSVTLTQKLGVNSANEHLIFSSPILFKELLGTMITKNYQLTDTDAFNKKVLEDLKQNVKGLYPKSIIGMKYLLHSQMREKLIKSQAMEANGTLPFWASGEPFKRFKQLQKGNRRHKL
- the LAS17 gene encoding actin-binding protein LAS17 → MGLLNSADKEIIKRALPKASNKIIDVAVARLYIAYPNKDEWQYTGLSGAIALVDDLVGSTFFLKLVDISGHRGVIWDQELYVNFEYYQDRTFFHTFEMEECFAGLLFVDINEASHFLKRVQKRERYGNRKTLLNKNAIALSKKVRQEEKSQVVHGPRGEPLLDNQRKRYNYENADTIPTTKHKAPPPPPPTTDTFDSDQESSFSDIKSITPSAPTTPAPTLPPTSPEVRKEEAHPKHTLPPLPAQMAPLPDPPQHSVPVQHNAPAQAQNNPFPFPVPENSPAQSQTNPFPFPVPQQQFNQPPXMGMPQQNRPLPQLPNRNSRPVPPPPPMRANNGGVNAYSSGPTPAPPPRRGPAPPPPPPHRLATANTFNAISTAGNSVPPQATGRRGPAPPPPPRASRSMPSAPMQPNLQQYSNPNQPFGYQPSTNMPPAPPPPMTTFNNLTPQMTAASEQTHMNAAATPAFFPQSNMSQIPTQTKNPQVAPPPPPAFPGQSQTPQPAAPAAPAAPAFLGQSQTYQPPPPPPAPPAQQSMTNAAPPPPPPAFLAQQPQSGGAPPPPPAFLTQQPQSGGAPPPPAPPPMPAAGTSGGGSFTETTGDTGRDALLASIRGAGGIGALKKVDKTQLDKPSVLLQEVRGEPATQPPVAAGNGGSSGGPQASLADALAAALNKRKNKVGATDDMDNGDDW